From one Brevibacterium sp. 'Marine' genomic stretch:
- a CDS encoding LLM class flavin-dependent oxidoreductase produces the protein MSFIISTTLNPDPLSGPATAKTLDGHADFALIPDDFTGLDAIEFASWLGPLTSRLGIVPEARITHLEPFHLATASATLDYAARARAGLAVGVSTTLAEASLFGRRSPAAGTDAWAEAAGVIDVIRRLWDSWDDDAIIRDQDTDRYIDRDRLHYIDAQLQDSTGTAYSVLGPSITPRPPQGHPPIIVRAETGNEAARFAADIVLVDEAAGTVSLEDLRAELDPGVPVLAVLPSPSSPAEAAELVGSVRILAERGASGMLLTTSAEGQLEFSVRLVSEIIPSLHAAGLREAPEAASARADATWTSELRTRLGLSPAVSFYADA, from the coding sequence ATGAGCTTCATCATCTCCACTACGCTGAACCCCGACCCGCTCTCCGGCCCGGCGACCGCGAAGACGCTTGACGGCCACGCGGACTTCGCTCTCATACCCGATGACTTCACCGGGCTCGACGCGATCGAATTCGCGTCCTGGCTCGGACCGTTGACCAGCAGGCTCGGGATCGTCCCCGAAGCACGCATCACCCATCTCGAACCCTTCCATCTGGCCACAGCCTCTGCGACGCTCGACTACGCGGCCCGCGCCCGCGCCGGACTGGCCGTCGGCGTCTCGACCACCCTCGCGGAGGCGTCACTCTTCGGTCGCCGCAGTCCTGCCGCCGGCACGGATGCGTGGGCCGAAGCCGCCGGAGTCATCGACGTCATCCGTCGCCTCTGGGATTCGTGGGACGATGATGCGATCATCCGCGACCAGGACACAGACCGCTACATCGACCGCGACCGCCTCCACTACATCGACGCGCAACTGCAGGATTCGACCGGCACCGCCTACTCGGTCCTCGGCCCCTCGATCACGCCCCGTCCCCCGCAGGGTCACCCACCGATCATCGTCCGTGCGGAGACCGGCAACGAGGCGGCCCGTTTCGCAGCCGACATCGTCCTCGTCGACGAGGCTGCGGGCACCGTCTCGCTCGAGGACCTGCGTGCCGAGCTGGACCCGGGCGTCCCGGTGCTCGCAGTGCTGCCGTCCCCCTCAAGTCCCGCCGAGGCGGCAGAGCTCGTCGGCTCCGTGCGCATCCTCGCCGAACGCGGGGCCTCGGGGATGCTGCTGACCACATCGGCTGAGGGCCAGCTCGAGTTCAGCGTCCGGCTCGTCTCGGAGATCATCCCATCCCTGCACGCGGCGGGTCTGCGCGAGGCTCCCGAGGCCGCTTCGGCTCGCGCCGACGCCACCTGGACCAGCGAGCTGCGCACCCGCCTCGGGCTCAGTCCGGCAGTGAGCTTCTATGCCGATGCATGA
- a CDS encoding FAD/NAD(P)-binding protein, whose amino-acid sequence MPMHERPESAGFAADRDVPGLGEHRADLTFIGAGPKTLGILLAIAATANAGTGLRIHLVDPFPPGAGRIWRTDQSPHLWMNSRTEDITIYPDESCRLEGPGIAGPTLHEWIHGPGLDRLTQAGLGAEAAALDSQSFASRRVLGHYLSAAFELALDRLGAEVRIHCARAEAVRRGEDDRGFVVTTSVGAKIATDVLVSAQGHLDMRTAEQDAVLADRAAAPAGNGLYYQAPGYTADLDFSNIPAGAEVLTRGFGLAFLDFMVMVTEGRGGEFVDDGERLRYRPAGTEPVLWVGSSRGISYSPKLGYSQVEVPGAPTVALRYLDRVADGPDREGRDRPGSGHRLGESPGFIDFGAVLGPLFELELTYAHYEHVLWKRGIDAPELLESIDEAAEWVRAGRAGANGAEVITGAGFETISEAAREVITDEDDLFDLARIDRPLADLRCVDLPSAEVSVRDHISGHLKRSADAHHSADLAVFNALVKAYVQIRVLVRDGRVSNDDRTEFVEGSFHSLFSFIGSGPPPERVKQILALHEAGLVRFLGPGLSIDADTAGFTARSTAHPEAKTFTHFVDARLARQSAEKAADPVLETLRADGRLLLETAAHAKLRTDGAGRALDAHGRAQSDLFLLGPAVSGSTAEAFSRPQTGAPVFADNERIARAILDAVTVDAGTRELLAG is encoded by the coding sequence ATGCCGATGCATGAACGGCCGGAATCGGCCGGCTTCGCGGCCGACCGCGATGTCCCCGGGCTGGGGGAGCATCGCGCCGACCTCACATTCATCGGCGCCGGTCCGAAGACTCTGGGCATTCTGCTCGCGATCGCCGCGACCGCGAATGCCGGAACGGGCCTGCGTATCCATCTCGTCGACCCGTTCCCGCCGGGAGCCGGGCGGATCTGGCGGACCGACCAGTCGCCGCACCTGTGGATGAACTCACGCACCGAGGACATCACGATCTACCCCGACGAGAGCTGCCGACTCGAGGGCCCCGGCATCGCAGGTCCGACCCTGCACGAGTGGATTCACGGGCCCGGTCTGGACCGTCTGACGCAGGCGGGCCTCGGCGCCGAGGCGGCAGCGCTCGACTCCCAGTCGTTCGCCAGCCGCCGGGTCTTGGGCCACTACCTGTCCGCGGCCTTCGAGCTCGCTCTCGATCGGCTCGGCGCCGAGGTGCGCATCCACTGTGCCCGCGCCGAGGCGGTGCGCCGAGGCGAAGACGACCGCGGATTCGTGGTCACCACCTCCGTCGGTGCGAAGATCGCCACCGACGTCCTCGTCTCGGCTCAGGGACATCTCGATATGCGCACCGCCGAGCAGGATGCGGTCCTGGCCGACCGTGCGGCCGCCCCCGCGGGAAACGGTCTGTACTATCAGGCTCCCGGATACACGGCCGACCTCGACTTCAGCAACATCCCCGCCGGCGCTGAGGTGCTCACCCGCGGCTTCGGACTCGCGTTCCTCGACTTCATGGTCATGGTCACCGAGGGCCGCGGCGGTGAGTTCGTCGACGACGGTGAACGGCTCCGCTACCGGCCCGCAGGCACCGAACCGGTGCTGTGGGTGGGATCCTCCCGTGGCATCTCGTACAGTCCGAAGCTCGGCTACAGCCAGGTCGAGGTGCCCGGCGCACCGACCGTGGCACTGCGGTACTTGGACCGCGTGGCAGACGGACCTGATCGCGAGGGCAGGGACCGTCCCGGAAGTGGGCACCGCCTCGGCGAGAGTCCCGGGTTCATCGATTTCGGTGCGGTGCTCGGTCCGCTGTTCGAACTCGAACTCACCTACGCTCACTACGAACACGTGCTGTGGAAGCGCGGTATCGATGCCCCCGAACTGCTCGAGAGCATCGACGAAGCAGCCGAGTGGGTCCGCGCGGGCCGCGCGGGTGCGAACGGGGCGGAGGTCATCACCGGCGCCGGCTTCGAAACCATCTCCGAGGCCGCTCGCGAGGTCATCACCGATGAGGACGATCTGTTCGATCTGGCCCGCATCGACCGTCCCCTGGCCGATCTGCGCTGCGTTGATCTCCCTTCTGCAGAGGTGAGCGTGCGCGACCACATCTCCGGGCATCTCAAACGCAGTGCCGATGCGCACCACTCTGCCGACCTCGCCGTCTTCAACGCTCTGGTCAAGGCATATGTGCAGATCAGAGTGCTCGTGCGCGACGGTCGGGTCAGCAATGACGATCGCACGGAGTTCGTCGAAGGCAGCTTCCATTCCCTGTTCTCGTTCATCGGCAGCGGCCCGCCGCCGGAGAGAGTCAAGCAGATCCTCGCTCTCCACGAAGCCGGTCTCGTTCGGTTCCTCGGTCCCGGATTGAGCATCGACGCCGATACTGCCGGTTTCACCGCCCGCTCCACCGCTCACCCGGAGGCGAAGACCTTCACACATTTCGTCGATGCCCGTTTGGCTCGGCAGAGTGCGGAGAAGGCAGCCGATCCGGTCCTCGAAACACTGCGAGCGGACGGCCGACTGCTGCTCGAGACCGCGGCTCACGCGAAGCTGCGCACCGACGGGGCGGGCCGCGCTCTCGACGCACATGGTCGGGCACAAAGCGATCTGTTCCTCCTCGGCCCCGCGGTCTCCGGATCGACCGCCGAGGCCTTCAGCCGCCCGCAGACGGGCGCCCCCGTGTTCGCTGACAACGAGCGCATTGCCAGGGCGATCCTCGACGCCGTCACGGTGGACGCCGGAACTCGCGAACTCCTGGCCGGATGA
- a CDS encoding NAD(P)H-dependent oxidoreductase — protein MSRVVLLSASPSENSKTEALLEFIARRLGQYGHRTEFIKLRHLPAGPLLVGDGSDGLIASARDTVAAADAVAVGSPVFKATYTGLLKVFVDLLPMDALHGKPVLPLLTGGSAAHVLALDYGLKPLLATLGASAIGRGRFVSSKHILPATDTTPPSIDESVELDVVDAIDQFDSELTVRARSCTHAEAADAESLITSQITTDRNSS, from the coding sequence ATGTCGCGCGTCGTCCTGCTCTCGGCCAGCCCCTCGGAGAACTCGAAGACGGAGGCGCTGCTCGAATTCATCGCCCGTCGGCTCGGCCAGTACGGTCACCGCACAGAGTTCATCAAACTGCGTCACCTGCCCGCCGGACCTCTCCTGGTCGGCGACGGAAGTGACGGCCTCATCGCCTCGGCGCGAGACACGGTCGCTGCGGCCGATGCAGTGGCCGTCGGGTCGCCCGTCTTCAAAGCCACGTACACCGGCCTGCTCAAGGTCTTCGTCGATCTGCTGCCGATGGACGCCCTGCACGGCAAACCCGTGCTGCCGCTGCTCACCGGCGGATCCGCCGCCCACGTCCTCGCCCTCGACTACGGTCTCAAACCGCTGCTGGCCACGCTCGGGGCGAGCGCGATCGGCCGCGGCCGCTTCGTCTCATCGAAGCACATCCTCCCGGCCACGGACACGACTCCGCCGAGCATCGACGAATCCGTCGAACTCGACGTCGTCGACGCCATCGATCAGTTCGACTCGGAGCTGACCGTCCGAGCCCGGTCGTGCACCCACGCCGAGGCGGCCGACGCCGAATCCCTCATCACGTCCCAGATCACGACCGATAGGAACTCCTCATGA
- a CDS encoding NtaA/DmoA family FMN-dependent monooxygenase (This protein belongs to a clade of FMN-dependent monooxygenases, within a broader family of flavin-dependent oxidoreductases, the luciferase-like monooxygenase (LMM) family, some of whose members use coenzyme F420 rather than FMN.): MPDLDSSHTNGSPDSSIPGQPRQVHLAAHFPGVNNTTVWSDPASGSHVEFDSFAHLAKTAEAGLFDFFFLAEGLRLREHQGKIFDLDVVGRPNTTVVLSALAAVTKRIGLAGTLSATYNEPFDIARRLATIDQLSNGRAAWNVVTTSDAFTGENFRRGGYLDYADRYRRAEDFIDVARQLWDTAAGADAGMFGHTSDFFDIAGRFPAGALPGGHPVVFQAGDSDSGRDFAVGSADVVFTRHSDPASGRKFYADVKSRLTRYGRTEDSLKIYPGVSIILGDTPAEAIEHSREVAFQQISEAGTIAFLERVWDRDLSAFDPNGPLPDVPPAGESISQGRVKHIKNAEATIAAWREIAAAENLSARELVIRVSNRHSFVGTPHQVALDLAEAVRTKAADGYILVPHLTPGGLDEVVAKVVPELQELGVYRTEYPYGSLRENIGLPAARNAVDWAVARNEARGAAEDHDSHDRELKEVG, translated from the coding sequence ATGCCTGACCTCGACAGCTCACACACCAACGGCAGTCCCGACAGCAGCATCCCGGGCCAGCCGCGGCAGGTCCACCTGGCCGCCCATTTCCCGGGGGTGAACAATACGACCGTATGGTCCGATCCCGCCTCGGGCAGCCACGTCGAGTTCGACTCGTTCGCTCATCTCGCAAAGACCGCCGAGGCAGGGCTCTTCGACTTCTTCTTCCTCGCCGAAGGTCTGCGCCTACGCGAACACCAGGGAAAGATCTTCGACCTCGACGTGGTCGGTCGTCCGAACACGACGGTCGTGCTCTCCGCGCTCGCCGCCGTGACTAAGCGGATCGGTCTGGCCGGGACGCTGAGTGCCACCTATAACGAACCCTTCGACATCGCCCGCCGGCTCGCGACCATCGATCAGCTCTCGAACGGTCGCGCCGCCTGGAACGTCGTGACCACCTCGGACGCGTTCACCGGGGAGAACTTCCGGCGTGGCGGCTACCTCGACTATGCCGACCGCTACCGCCGCGCCGAGGACTTCATCGACGTTGCCCGGCAGCTCTGGGACACCGCAGCAGGCGCCGACGCCGGCATGTTCGGCCACACCAGCGACTTCTTCGACATTGCTGGACGCTTCCCCGCCGGCGCTCTGCCCGGCGGTCACCCTGTCGTCTTCCAGGCCGGGGACTCGGACTCCGGTCGCGACTTCGCGGTCGGCTCGGCCGACGTCGTCTTCACCCGCCACTCCGACCCCGCATCCGGTCGGAAGTTCTACGCAGACGTGAAGTCCCGACTCACCCGATACGGCCGAACCGAGGACTCCCTGAAGATCTACCCGGGAGTGTCCATCATCCTCGGCGACACACCCGCCGAGGCGATCGAGCACTCGCGTGAGGTCGCCTTCCAGCAGATCAGCGAGGCTGGGACCATCGCCTTCCTCGAACGAGTGTGGGACCGTGACCTCTCCGCCTTCGACCCGAACGGACCGCTGCCCGACGTGCCTCCGGCAGGCGAATCGATCTCCCAGGGCCGGGTCAAGCACATCAAGAACGCTGAAGCGACGATCGCTGCCTGGCGCGAGATCGCCGCGGCCGAGAACCTCAGCGCCCGCGAACTCGTCATCCGAGTCTCGAACAGGCATTCCTTCGTCGGCACCCCGCACCAGGTGGCGCTCGACCTCGCCGAAGCGGTCCGGACCAAGGCCGCCGACGGCTACATCCTCGTCCCCCACCTCACGCCGGGCGGACTCGACGAGGTCGTTGCCAAGGTCGTGCCCGAGCTCCAGGAGCTCGGGGTCTACCGCACCGAGTATCCGTACGGGTCCCTGCGCGAGAACATCGGACTGCCCGCGGCTCGCAATGCTGTTGACTGGGCCGTCGCCCGCAACGAAGCACGAGGTGCTGCCGAAGACCACGACTCCCACGACCGTGAACTCAAGGAGGTGGGCTGA